In Podospora pseudoanserina strain CBS 124.78 chromosome 5, whole genome shotgun sequence, a single window of DNA contains:
- a CDS encoding hypothetical protein (COG:T; MEROPS:MER0021865; EggNog:ENOG503NXWM), with protein sequence MASTPNMDSDRPLSVKELTDLGLQYDFLPQLPLNRWYRAAEVVYREATHYLRDGNTPQAFMMFQRYCDLVMYKLRTHPDINLPESRPQYKTLSKRIPAIIELMESMRVEIDEYYSRWEARMRAQRRSQPPAKSTIRLVDPALSWNHASPGSILDARSNKDLAIEMANKERLRRRNATKMAPSRSSRIISEDELQRRNMEAVRNQLDRSYRTSDTNDRLQSTNYSYPSIKQSASLSYESAPRRPSPPPTRPMPPRPPKQLPEPSRPPSVSPPPRPRKELDTEAFVTTRSQSPVRPPKEALEPAPEPKRRYTFKPEKYLENGDPIRSIFLPESLRRRFLAIAEPNTRRGLEMCGLLCGANINNALFITHLVIPDQDCTENTCDTRNEADIWEFCDKEELIQIGWIHTHPTQTCFLSSRDMHTQASYQAMLSESIAIVCAPRYEPSWGVFRLTNPPGLPEMLKCRKTDPFHPHDVPGDQLYVNALQPAGHVIEADLNVDVCDLRGKT encoded by the exons ATGGCTTCAACGCCAAACATGGACAGCGACCGGCCGTTATCGGTTAAGGAGCTCACAGACCTGGGTTTGCAATATGACTTCCtgccccagctccccctcaaccgGTGGTACCGGGCGGCTGAAGTTGTCTACCGGGAG GCCACCCACTACCTCCGCGATGGGAATACTCCCCAGGCCTTCATGATGTTCCAACGATACTGCGATCTCGTTATGTATAAGCTCAGAACACATCCCGATATCAACCTTCCCGAATCCCGGCCTCAATACAAGACCCTGTCCAAACGCATCCCTGCCATCATAGAGCTGATGGAATCGATGCGGGTTGAGATTGATGAATACTACAGCCGATGGGAGGCACGAATGAGGGCTCAACGCCGGTCACAACCTCCGGCAAAGAGCACAATCAGACTGGTGGATCCAGCCCTGTCTTGGAACCACGCTTCGCCGGGGAGCATATTAGATGCCAGGTCCAATAAGGATCTCGCCATCGAAATGGCCAACAAGGAACGACTCCGGAGGAGAAATGCGACTAAGATGGCGCCTTCTCGGTCGTCTCGAATAATTTCAGAAGATGAGTTGCAGCGCAGGAATATGGAGGCAGTTCGAAATCAGTTGGACCGATCGTATAGGACATCAGACACCAATGACCGCTTACAGTCGACCAACTATTCTTACCCTTCGATCAAGCAGTCGGCTTCTCTTTCGTACGAATCCGCTCCTCGACGCCCGAGTCCCCCCCCTACTCGGCCCATGCCACCACGACCTCCCAAGCAACTGCCCGAGCCATCCCGCCCTCCCTCCGtttcaccccctccacggCCCAGGAAGGAACTGGACACTGAAGCATTTGTCACAACGAGGTCACAATCTCCTGTTAGACCGCCTAAAGAAGCCCTCGAGCCCGCACCTGAGCCCAAGAGAAGGTACACATTTAAACCTGAGAAGTATTTAGAGAACGGTGACCCGATCCGTTCAATCTTTTTGCCGGAGTCGCTTCGGAGACGGTTCCTCGCTATTGCCGAGCCAAATACCAGAAGAGGGCTCGAAATGTGCGGCCTCCTCTGCggcgccaacatcaacaatgCCCTTTTTATCACACACCTTGTGATACCCGATCAGGATTGTACCGAGAACACTTGTGATACCCGAAACGAAGCCGACATTTGGGAGTTTTGtgacaaggaggagttgataCAGATTGGTTGGATCCACACGCACCCGACGCAAACATGCTTCCTCAGCTCCCGCGACATGCATACGCAGGCAAGTTACCAAGCTATGTTGTCTGAGAGTATTGCCATCGTTTGCGCCCCACGATACGAACCTTCCTGGGGAGTCTTTCGGTTGACCAACCCACCGGGCCTACCGGAGATGCTGAAGTGCCGAAAGACGGATCCATTTCATCCGCACGATGTCCCGGGCGATCAACTTTACGTGAACGCCCTTCAGCCTGCCGGGCATGTCATCGAAGCGGACCTCAATGTCGACGTTTGCGATCTTCGGGGAAAGACATAG
- a CDS encoding hypothetical protein (EggNog:ENOG503PFVA), whose product MAISLPHQRPSSPPTSKLHQALLTTLSPLTLTHTHLSLPQYHPTLLATAVTTLTKIYSCPITPSLPQLLSAILPEETLPILFDTIGALLSGLDDQAKTILYIQAVTGLVLIFEHLCKHGDITAGVVDRELRLFEQSKQKRSVLERIEEGGLLGECYTVEAVVEFIVGVIDEQEKEEVVNEVEIEQVVTNEKVDWEMGSRPYGNMGLPWGFTIMALN is encoded by the exons atggcgATTtcactcccccaccaaaggccatcaagcccaccaacctccaaacTCCACC AAGCCCTCCTcacaaccctctcccccttgaCCCTAACGcacacccacctctccctcccccagtaccaccccaccctcctcgccaccgcggtgaccaccctcaccaaaaTCTACTCCTGTCcgatcaccccctccctccctcagCTCTTGtccgccatcctcccagaggaaaccctccccatcctcttcgacACAATAggcgccctcctctccggccTTGACGACCAGGCCAAAACCATTCTTTATATCCAGGCCGTCACCGGGCTAGTCCTCATCTTCGAGCACCTCTGCAAACATGGGGACATCACTGCTGGCGTGGTGGATAGAGAGCTGAGGTTGTTTGAGCAGAGCAAGCAAAAGAGAAGTGTGCTGGAAAGGatcgaggaagggggtttgttgggggagTGTTATACCGttgaggcggtggtggagtttaTTGTGGGGGTTATTGACgagcaagaaaaagaagaggtggTGAATGAGGTTGAGATTGAGCAGGTGGTGACGAATGAGAAGGTTGactgggagatggggagcaGGCCGTATGGGAATATGGGCTTGCCGTGGGGGTTTACCATTATGGCTTTGAACTAG
- the YKE2 gene encoding Prefoldin subunit 6 (COG:O; BUSCO:EOG09265E8A; EggNog:ENOG503P59T) — MADIQRRLQALSEDYAKLQKDLQDTVTSRQKLEAQMQENLGVQQEFEKLKDGETIYKLIGPVLLKQDRTDAESTVKGRLEFIEKEITRLEGHIKETQAKMEKKKTEIIQVQTSAQAAVGAGPQAVKGRA, encoded by the exons ATGGCTGATATCCAACGTCGGCTTCAGGCCCTCTCTGAGGACTACGCCAAGCTACAAAAAG ATCTCCAAGACACAGTAACGTCTCGGCAAAAGCTGGAGGCTCAGATGCAAGAGAATTTGGGCGTACAACAG GAAttcgagaagctcaaagacGGCGAGACCATCTACAAGCTCATCGGGCCAGTGCTCTTGAAGCAGGACAGGACAGATGCGGAGAGCACGGTGAAGGGGCGGTTGGAGTTTATTGAAAAGGAAAT CACGAGACTGGAAGGCCACATCAAGGAGACGCaggccaagatggagaagaagaagaccgaGATCATTCAGGTTCAAACCAGTGCTCAGGCTGCCGTTGGTGCTGGCCCTCAGGCTGTCAAGGGGCGCGCTTAA
- the VPS4 gene encoding Vacuolar protein sorting-associated protein 4 (COG:O; EggNog:ENOG503NUSN), with the protein MSNTDFLDRAIKQVRTAIDADNAAQYEKAYQLYYASLELFMLALKWEKNPKSKDMIRAKTAEYMDRAEKLKAHLADAESKKKKPGLVGANGSSTAGTAKGKEAGEDGAPELDEDSKKLRSALAGAILQERPNVSWDDVAGLEQAKEALKEAVLLPIKFPHLFQGKRQPWKGILLYGPPGTGKSYLAKAVATEAKSTFFSISSSDLVSKWMGESERLVKQLFAMARENKPSIIFIDEIDALCGPRGEGESEASRRIKTEMLVQMDGVGKDSKGVLILGATNIPWQLDAAIRRRFQRRVHISLPDLAARTKMFSIAIGDTKTALKPEDFRELARASEGYSGSDISIVVQDALMQPVRKIQQATHFKKVMVDGKKRMTPCSPGDPEAVEMTWEGVEGEELLEPMVEKKDFLRAIKSSRPTVSQVDLERNEEWTKEFGSEGA; encoded by the exons atgtccaaCACCGACTTCCTCGACCGCGCCATCAAACAAGTCCGCACCGCCATCGACGCCGACAACGCAGCCCAATATGAAAAAGCCTACCAGCTCTACTACGCCTCCCTCGAGCTCTTCATGCTGGCCCTCAAGTGGGAAAAGAACCCAAAGTCCAAAGACATGATCCGCGCCAAAACAGCTGAGTACATGGACCGCGCCGAAAAGCTCAAAGCCCACCTCGCCGACGCCgagtccaagaagaaaaaaccCGGCCTCGTCGGCGCGAacggctcctccaccgccgggACGgcaaaagggaaggaggcgggggaggatggtgcgCCTGAACTAGATGAGGATAGCAAGAAGCTGAGGTCGGCGCTGGCGGGCGCCATCTTGCAGGAGAGACCTAATGTCAGCTGGGATGACGTTGCTGGGTTGGAGCAGGCGAAGGAGGCGTTGAAGGAGGCGGTTTTGTTGCCGATCAAGTTTCCTCATTTGTTTCAGGGGAAGAGGCAGCCTTGGAAGGGGATTTTGCTCTATGGGCCGCCGGGGACGGGAAAGAGTTATTTGGCCAAGGCGGTGGCTACCGAGGCGAAGAGTACGTTTTTTAGTATTAGCAGTTCTGATTTGGTGAGTAAGTGGAtgggtgagagtgagag GTTAGTCAAGCAACTGTTCGCCATGGCCCGCGAGAACaaaccatccatcatcttcattgACGAAATCGACGCCCTCTGCGGCCCCCGCGGCGAAGGCGAGTCGGAAGCCTCCCGGAGAATAAAAACGGAGATGCTCGTCCAGATGGACGGTGTAGGCAAAGACAGCAAGGGGgttctcatcctcggcgcgACCAACATCCCTTGGCAACTCGACGCTGCTATCCGCCGTCGTTTCCAGAGACGAGTCCACATCAGTCTACCAGATCTGGCCGCGAGGACAAAAATGTTTAGCATTGCCATTGGGGACACAAAGACGGCGCTCAAACCCGAAGATTTTAGAGAGCTGGCGAGGGCGTCGGAGGGTTACTCGGGTTCTGACATCAGCATCGTTGTTCAAGACGCGCTGATGCAGCCGGTCAGAAAGATTCAGCAGGCGACGCACTTCaagaaggtgatggtggacggcaagaagaggatgacgcCCTGCTCGCCCGGGGATCCGGAGGCGGTAGAGATGacgtgggagggggtggaaggagaggagctgttggagcccatggtggagaagaaggacttTTTGAGGGCTATCAAGTCGAGTAGGCCGACGGTGTCGCAGGTGGACTTGGAGAGGAACGAGGAGTGGACGAAGGAGTTTGGGAGTGAGGGTGCGTAG
- the nop56 gene encoding Nucleolar protein 56 (COG:A; COG:J; EggNog:ENOG503NWPQ) yields the protein MVAVNYLLFESAVGFALFEVVHQADSVGLQLPEVKEAMTSLDKFGKMVQLRSFNPWTSAAHGLEAINLVSEGIMPDHLKNTLELNLPQTSGKKSKIVLGVVDKRLAGEITSVFTGVQCESAETSEVVAALLRGIRVHAGKLLKGLQEGDINRAQLGLGHAYSRAKVKFSVHKNDNHIIQGIATLDALDKGINQGAMRVREWYGWHFPELIRIVSDNGTYAKMVIAVGNKKTLTDESVDEIANVLNQDQDKAEAVIQAAKVSMGQDISETDLAMIKDLASNVAEMADYRRILAESLDKKMGDVAPNLQVILGTPVAARLISHAGSLTNLAKYPASTLQILGAEKALFRALKTKGATPKYGLLYQSSFIGKAGPKVKGRISRYLANKCSIASRIDNFSENPTRRFGEVMRDQIEQRLEWYAKGTKPMKNIDAMDKAIKAVMDDDEGGMDIDSEQVDHMAPKEDKKDKKDKKDKKEKKDKKEKKDKKRKSVGAEDVDMVDAAEEPSKKKKKRKSVAAE from the exons ATGGTGGCCGTCAATTATCTGCTCTTCGAGAGCGCCGTCGGCTTTGCCCTCTTTGAGGTCGTGCACCAGGCCGACAGCGTTGGTCTGCAGCTCcccgaggtgaaggaggccaTGACCAGCCTCGACAAGTTTGGCAAGATGGTCCAGTTGCGCAGCTTCAACCCATGGAC CTCTGCCGCCCACGGTTTGGAGGCCATCAACCTCGTTTCCGAAGGCATCATGCCCGACCACCTCAAGAACACCCTCGaactcaacctcccccagaCCAGCggaaagaagagcaagatTGTTTTGGGCGTCGTCGACAAGAGGTTAGCAGGCGAGATCACCTCTGTCTTCACCGGTGTCCAGTGCGAATCCGCCGAGACCTCCGAGGTCGTCGCTGCTCTCCTCCGTGGCATCCGTGTCCACGCTGGTAAACTCCTCAAGGGCCTCCAGGAGGGCGATATCAACCGTGCCCAGCTCGGTCTCGGCCACGCCTACTCCCGCGCCAAGGTCAAGTTCAGCGTCCACAAGAACgacaaccacatcatccaGGGCATTGCGACTCTCGACGCGCTCGACAAGGGTATCAACCAGGGCGCTATGCGTGTCAGGGAGTGGTATGGCTGGCATTTCCCCGAACTTATCCGCATTGTCTCTGACAATGGCACCTACGCCAAGATGGTCATCGCCGttggcaacaagaagacTCTCACTGACGAGAGCGTTGACGAGATCGCCAACGTTCTCAACCAGGACCAGgacaaggccgaggccgTTATCCAGGCCGCCAAGGTCTCCATGGGTCAGGACATCAGCGAGACTGATCTTGCCATGATCAAGGACCTCGCCTCCAACGTGGCCGAGATGGCCGACTACAGACGCATCCTCGCCGAGTCCCTCGACAAGAAGATGGGCGATGTTGCTCCTAACCTGCAGGTCATCCTCGGTACTCCCGTTGCTGCCCGCCTTATCTCCCACGCCGGTTCCTtgaccaacctcgccaagTACCCCGCCTCTACCCTCCAGATTCTCGGTGCCGAGAAGGCTCTTTTCCGCGCTCTCAAGACCAAGGGCGCTACTCCCAAGTACGGTCTCCTTTACCAAAGTTCTTTCATTGGCAAGGCCGGTCCCAAGGTCAAGGGCCGCATCTCCCGTTATCTTGCCAACAAGTGCTCAATCGCTTCCCGTATCGATAACTTCAGCGAGAACCCAACCCGCCGTTTCGGTGAGGTGATGCGCGACCAGATCGAGCAGCGCCTCGAGTGGTACGCCAAAGGCACGAAGCCAATGAAGAACATTGATGCCATGGACAAGGCCATCAAGGCCGTTatggacgacgatgagggaGGCATGGACATCGACTCTGAGCAGGTTGACCACATGGCTCCCAAGGAGGAtaagaaggacaagaaggacaagaaggacaagaaggagaagaaagacaagaaagagaagaaggacaagaagaggaagagcgTCGGTGCCGAGGACGTCGATATGGTTGACGCGGCGGAAGAGCcttccaagaagaagaagaagagaaagtcTGTGGCTGCTGAGTAA